In the Paralichthys olivaceus isolate ysfri-2021 chromosome 17, ASM2471397v2, whole genome shotgun sequence genome, one interval contains:
- the LOC109639627 gene encoding kelch-like protein 34, which translates to MDSYSVLYSSSHRTGLLSGFQRLRTERKMCDVVLEAGSVSFPCHRALLASSSEYFWALFGETTAERLAGSISLPALTPQGLDAILDFLYSGWLSVSPSTISAVLEAARYLQVETAVAICERFMIDGLSVENCCCYANLAERHSLSNALEAANQTIAIEIGKLLKESKDDLLELNIQSLMSVLEADEIPGIKEVDLIRLALDWLNENGPLPLLKSNLLLSRLRFGLVCESDLANLHHRAMGTPLIRSQLTRALEYHRMGSAQPIRQSKQSTLRASPNRVLLVGGGSSADCPERQLLAFDPRCMKFSYVSSCLPLQLRNHCVCSVGGFLFVIGGEEVKEGDEDGKKSVTTSTTNQVWRYDPRFDCWEQVESMLERRAQFSCCVVEDVIYAVGGRHIRPDTNTYTSVASVEFYDMTTGAWRKGATMPRPLYGHASTVLEDSIYVSGGLPGNQGTIQGSNHGDNPDENRESSREVLYWDLKGRVWEKRASMSIARFSHRLATAHGYIYALLGMYEPFCDIERYDSRSDHWTRLRPLLIGSFNYGMVSTPSGNLLVFGGRRWSDGQEVIMKSVLEYDTKKDSWREICQLPRPLTGTECTLLPLPD; encoded by the coding sequence ATGGATAGCTACTCTGTCCTGTACAGTTCCTCCCACAGAACCGGACTTCTCTCCGGGTTCCAACGCCTGCGCACCGAGAGGAAGATGTGTGATGTCGTCCTCGAGGCCGGCAGCGTATCCTTCCCTTGTCATCGTGCCCTCTTGGCCAGCTCCAGCGAGTATTTTTGGGCGCTGTTTGGAGAGACTACTGCAGAGAGATTAGCAGGTTCCATTAGCCTCCCAGCGCTAACACCTCAGGGTTTAGACGCCATCCTGGACTTCCTGTACTCAGGTTGGCTCAGCGTATCACCCTCCACAATCTCTGCCGTTCTGGAAGCAGCCAGGTACCTGCAAGTGGAGACAGCTGTGGCGATATGTGAGCGCTTTATGATCGATGGTTTAAGTGTCGAGAACTGCTGCTGCTATGCCAACCTGGCCGAACGCCACTCGCTTTCAAACGCACTTGAGGCTGCCAACCAAACCATTGCTATAGAGATTGGGAAATTGCTGAAGGAAAGCAAAGATGATCTCCTCGAGCTGAATATCCAGTCGCTGATGTCAGTGCTCGAGGCTGATGAGATACCTGGCATCAAGGAGGTTGATCTCATAAGGCTGGCTTTGGATTGGCTCAATGAGAATGGACCCCTCCCGCTGCTGAAATCAAACCTTCTTCTTAGTCGTCTGCGCTTCGGATTGGTCTGCGAGTCCGATCTCGCCAACCTTCATCACAGAGCCATGGGCACACCTTTAATCAGAAGTCAGCTGACTCGAGCTTTGGAGTACCACAGGATGGGTTCAGCTCAGCCGATCAGACAGAGCAAGCAGTCAACACTCAGAGCATCGCCCAATCGTGTGCTGCTCGTGGGTGGAGGGTCCAGCGCCGATTGTCCAGAACGGCAGTTGTTGGCGTTTGATCCAAGATGCATGAAGTTTTCATATGTGAGTTCCTGTCTTCCGCTGCAGCTGAGAAATCACTGTGTGTGCTCAGTGGGAGGTTTCCTCTTTGTGATCGGAGGGGAGGAAGTTAAAGAGGGTGATGAGGATGGAAAGAAGTCCGTCACCACATCAACAACCAACCAGGTGTGGCGGTACGATCCACGCTTTGACTGCTGGGAGCAGGTGGAGTCCATGCTAGAGAGGCGGGCACAGTTCAGCTGCTGCGTGGTGGAGGACGTTATTTATGCCGTCGGGGGACGACACATACGACCGGACACCAACACATACACCTCGGTCGCGTCTGTTGAGTTTTATGACATGACCACAGGAGCATGGAGGAAGGGAGCAACGATGCCTCGCCCTCTTTATGGCCATGCATCCACTGTGCTTGAGGACAGCATCTATGTGTCCGGTGGCCTCCCGGGCAACCAGGGCACCATCCAGGGCAGTAACCATGGTGATAACCCGGATGAAAAcagggagagcagcagagaggtcTTGTACTGGGACCTCAAAGGTCGAGTCTGGGAAAAGAGGGCTTCCATGTCAATCGCCAGGTTCAGTCACCGCTTGGCAACAGCCCACGGTTACATCTACGCCCTGTTGGGGATGTACGAACCTTTCTGCGATATAGAACGATATGATTCGCGCTCAGACCACTGGACACGCCTCCGACCGCTTCTTATTGGATCCTTCAACTACGGGATGGTTTCGACACCATCTGGGAATCTGCTGGTATTTGGAGGGAGACGATGGAGCGACGGTCAAGAGGTGATCATGAAGAGTGTGTTGGAGTAtgacacaaagaaagacagCTGGAGAGAAATCTGCCAGCTACCCAGACCTCTCACTGGGACTGAGTGCACACTGCTTCCCCTGCCAGACTAA